The following are encoded in a window of Salinibacter ruber DSM 13855 genomic DNA:
- a CDS encoding TonB-dependent receptor — MTSRTTPTLSPRRHRALWTACLFLLLVGFTAPNAHGQAALEVHAFDVEANESVSGAVVHLVNEGIGFESNRRTDDQGTAQWGGLSTAGAYSVFIEENDQFYEARVSDVELRADATRSVTLVLRPVAAYELDEVVVEGGRSVADVNRVNAEVSSSLSAATLEDLPVEGRNFTQSLYRLPNVTPSTGFFAEAPNVTINGTNGLYTQYLIDGMDNNEQFLGGPQFDVPTGIVKDVTVLTSTYSAEYGRTGNGIFNVTTKSGSNQWTGEAFYLTRPGQPLDGEFGADTPTQRDLSGNTVKSGFQRQQGGFALGGPIVEDQTFFHVNVEHTTDFKDNRLDAPGVRQTIDGRNHLTYASARVDHRWNDRWRSTARLNANRVQIENQGGGLTGGVTFASAASTEERDGVHAALQNTYVGDKLVYESNFQYSWFNWDAGNPRNPSSPQVDVEGPGGTLRARLGHPGFTFDSVENTFQLQQKVSYSLGDHNLKAGADLLLSDHSLAGGGNPNGNYTVQLTQSQFDRFRSANLDPSLTPAELHGALGVDAQALDVTRYRVELRPSSFGTRQDLIGLYVEDEFSPLSDLTITAGLRWDYDSLSEATLGREHGDWNNIAPRLGLNYSLDERTTLRGGYGIFYDKIVYSVVSDALQVNTNTDGFRAQIAELVDQGRLPSGTNVEEVTFNGNRTLGATPPPDYLEGPTASTVEATPTDVLSQAQILNPNGYENPETHQFSLGVQRQFGDDLLAYVDLTHTRTYNLYRIRDLNAPAPFEITEDDLEDVLNDPERDPSDLVRSVAEANEARPVAPRPGGARRITMTETKGEARYWAANVNLVKDRADDLYSYRVSYTLSSRRNNTDDINFRAEDANDFEDEWGPSVNDRRHVISAVGTVYPTDRLRVTLASLLQSGQPINRVPNACDPGKGSEGEICFGTRDLNGDGTYRGGQYVGDSDRFPGAERNTDRLPWSTRFDLSLQYGWSIGAGRVVARADVFNVLNTKNLSGFANNATQSNQIQVGPPGADIEEKNAGPPRQFQFGLRYEF; from the coding sequence ATGACTTCACGTACCACCCCTACTCTGTCTCCACGACGCCACCGTGCGCTGTGGACGGCATGTCTGTTCCTTCTGCTTGTCGGCTTCACCGCCCCGAATGCCCACGGCCAGGCGGCCCTGGAGGTGCACGCGTTCGACGTCGAAGCAAACGAGTCGGTGTCCGGCGCGGTCGTCCACCTCGTAAATGAGGGCATCGGCTTCGAGTCGAACCGCCGAACCGACGACCAGGGCACCGCGCAGTGGGGCGGACTCTCCACGGCAGGGGCCTATTCGGTGTTCATCGAAGAAAACGATCAGTTCTACGAGGCGCGCGTGTCCGACGTCGAGCTGCGGGCGGACGCGACCCGGAGCGTGACCCTCGTCCTCCGCCCCGTGGCCGCGTACGAGCTCGACGAGGTCGTGGTGGAAGGGGGGCGAAGCGTGGCGGACGTGAATCGGGTGAACGCGGAGGTGTCCTCGAGCCTATCGGCCGCCACCCTGGAGGATCTGCCCGTGGAGGGCCGCAACTTCACACAGAGCCTCTACCGCCTGCCCAACGTCACGCCGTCGACGGGCTTCTTTGCCGAGGCCCCCAACGTCACCATCAACGGGACGAACGGCCTCTATACCCAGTACCTGATCGACGGCATGGACAACAACGAACAGTTCCTGGGCGGGCCGCAGTTCGACGTGCCGACGGGCATCGTGAAAGACGTAACCGTGCTGACCAGCACCTACTCCGCCGAGTACGGGCGCACCGGGAACGGCATTTTCAACGTCACCACGAAGTCCGGCAGCAACCAGTGGACGGGCGAGGCCTTCTACCTGACCCGCCCCGGCCAGCCGCTCGACGGAGAATTCGGCGCCGACACGCCGACGCAACGCGACCTGTCGGGCAACACGGTCAAGAGCGGCTTCCAGCGCCAGCAGGGCGGCTTCGCGCTCGGCGGGCCCATCGTGGAGGACCAGACGTTCTTCCACGTAAACGTGGAGCATACGACCGACTTCAAGGACAACCGGCTGGACGCGCCGGGCGTGCGGCAGACCATCGACGGTCGGAACCACCTCACGTACGCCTCGGCCCGGGTGGACCACCGCTGGAATGACCGGTGGCGCTCCACGGCACGGCTCAACGCCAACCGCGTCCAAATCGAAAATCAGGGCGGTGGGCTTACCGGCGGCGTCACGTTCGCCAGTGCGGCCAGCACAGAGGAGCGCGACGGTGTCCACGCGGCCCTCCAAAACACCTACGTGGGCGACAAGCTCGTGTACGAGAGCAATTTTCAGTACAGCTGGTTCAACTGGGACGCCGGCAACCCGCGCAACCCGAGCAGCCCGCAGGTGGACGTGGAAGGGCCGGGCGGCACCCTTCGGGCGAGGCTTGGCCATCCCGGGTTCACGTTCGACAGCGTGGAAAACACGTTTCAGCTGCAGCAGAAGGTGTCGTACTCCCTCGGCGACCACAACCTGAAAGCGGGAGCCGACCTCCTGTTGTCCGACCACAGCCTCGCGGGCGGCGGCAACCCGAACGGCAACTACACGGTGCAGCTCACCCAGTCGCAGTTCGACCGCTTCCGGAGCGCCAACCTCGACCCGTCGCTGACGCCCGCCGAGCTGCACGGGGCGCTGGGCGTGGACGCGCAGGCCCTCGATGTCACTAGGTATCGCGTGGAGCTGCGACCGTCTTCGTTTGGCACACGCCAGGACCTCATCGGGCTCTATGTAGAAGATGAGTTCTCGCCGCTCTCGGATCTGACCATCACGGCGGGCCTGCGCTGGGACTACGATAGCCTCTCGGAGGCGACCCTCGGGCGTGAGCACGGAGACTGGAACAACATCGCCCCGCGCCTAGGGCTCAACTACTCGCTCGATGAGCGCACGACCCTGCGCGGCGGCTACGGCATCTTCTACGACAAGATCGTCTACTCCGTCGTCAGCGACGCACTCCAGGTCAACACCAACACGGACGGGTTCCGGGCGCAGATCGCTGAGCTCGTCGACCAGGGCCGCCTGCCGTCCGGCACCAACGTGGAGGAGGTCACCTTCAACGGAAATCGGACGCTCGGGGCGACGCCACCGCCCGACTACCTGGAGGGCCCGACGGCCTCGACTGTGGAGGCAACGCCCACGGACGTCCTGAGCCAGGCCCAGATCCTGAACCCGAACGGGTACGAGAACCCCGAGACGCACCAGTTTTCGCTGGGCGTGCAGCGCCAGTTCGGCGACGACCTGCTGGCGTACGTGGACCTCACCCACACCCGCACCTACAACCTCTACCGCATCCGTGACCTGAACGCGCCGGCCCCCTTCGAGATCACTGAGGACGACCTCGAAGATGTCCTGAACGATCCGGAACGGGATCCCTCCGACCTGGTGCGGAGCGTGGCGGAAGCCAACGAGGCGCGACCGGTCGCCCCACGGCCGGGAGGCGCGCGGCGCATCACCATGACGGAAACGAAAGGCGAGGCGCGCTACTGGGCGGCCAATGTCAACCTAGTCAAGGATCGGGCCGACGATCTCTACTCGTACCGCGTCAGCTACACGCTGTCCAGCCGGCGCAACAACACCGACGACATTAATTTCCGGGCCGAAGACGCCAACGACTTCGAAGACGAGTGGGGCCCCTCGGTCAACGACCGTCGGCACGTCATCAGTGCCGTCGGGACGGTCTACCCGACCGATCGGCTCCGCGTGACGCTCGCGAGCCTCCTCCAGAGCGGCCAGCCCATCAACCGGGTGCCGAACGCGTGCGATCCCGGCAAGGGAAGCGAAGGGGAAATCTGCTTCGGAACCCGTGACCTGAACGGGGACGGGACGTACCGGGGGGGGCAGTACGTCGGGGACAGCGACCGCTTTCCGGGGGCCGAGCGCAACACCGATCGACTGCCGTGGTCCACACGGTTCGATCTCAGCCTGCAGTACGGCTGGTCCATCGGCGCGGGGCGTGTGGTGGCCCGGGCCGACGTGTTCAACGTGCTCAACACGAAAAACCTGAGCGGCTTTGCCAACAATGCCACGCAGAGCAATCAGATCCAGGTGGGGCCGCCGGGGGCGGACATTGAGGAGAAGAATGCCGGGCCGCCGCGCCAATTCCAGTTTGGCCTGCGGTACGAATTTTAG
- a CDS encoding DUF2064 domain-containing protein, producing MGQDYAQSRRVAAAFYDHARRAVADSGLPAIEVNGAQQRGRNFGARLANAVADAFAAGYEHVIAVGNDCPALHEVDWAAVTEQLKAGRPVLGPTSGQDGAYLIGLSRDQFEHAAFAALPWTTDRLFPALHRHLVAASGVAPVRLAVRDDVNEPAELRALLRRNRAGALAARLRRVLGSTHCTSHVPARSTTRPVLERRSRAPPYSSLLSRR from the coding sequence GTGGGGCAGGACTACGCCCAAAGTCGACGGGTGGCCGCGGCGTTTTACGACCATGCCCGACGGGCGGTGGCGGACAGCGGGCTGCCCGCGATCGAGGTCAACGGTGCGCAGCAGCGCGGGCGCAATTTCGGCGCGCGCCTCGCCAACGCCGTCGCCGACGCGTTTGCGGCGGGGTACGAGCACGTCATTGCCGTGGGCAACGACTGCCCGGCCCTGCACGAGGTCGACTGGGCGGCAGTCACCGAGCAGTTGAAAGCGGGGCGACCCGTGCTCGGGCCCACGTCGGGCCAGGACGGGGCCTACCTGATTGGGCTCTCCCGCGATCAGTTTGAGCACGCGGCGTTTGCGGCGCTTCCGTGGACGACCGACAGGCTGTTTCCGGCCCTACACCGCCACCTCGTGGCCGCGTCCGGGGTCGCGCCCGTCCGTCTCGCCGTGCGCGACGATGTAAATGAGCCCGCGGAGCTCCGTGCGCTGCTGCGTCGAAATCGAGCTGGGGCCCTCGCGGCGCGTCTTCGTCGAGTGCTTGGAAGCACCCACTGCACCTCTCACGTCCCGGCTCGAAGCACGACGCGTCCGGTCCTGGAGCGTCGGTCCCGGGCACCCCCCTACAGTTCTCTCCTGAGCCGCCGCTGA
- a CDS encoding ABC transporter ATP-binding protein — translation MADDASDDHFEPEDTVDEVNTFDGRLIRRLGQYLTPYAGYIVLALAITLGASFLGPLRPWLVQKGIDNYIVVGDLEGLQYIILYLVLALVGEGILSFGENYLTQWIGQQAIYDLRTTLFRHVEGQSLAYFDRTPVGRVITRTTSDVEALSDALSSGLVSVLGDLFKLVFIAYFMFTLNWMLAVVTLLVMPLMVWVTFWFRRNVREQYRETRKQMARINSFIQEHVTGMHIVQLFNREDEEEDRFEGINDKHRAAHLHTIFYYAIFWPSIEFISNLALAAVLWFGGFRALGGSALTLGVLVAFIQYARQFFRPIRDLSNQYDTLQKAMAGAERVFSLLDTDESIEAPSAPVELDAVEGTIEFKNVWFAYEEDDAGTPDWVLEDVSFRVEPGEMAALVGATGAGKSTVMNLLLRFYEIQRGQIRVDGHDIRDLRLRDLREHIGLIPQDVFLFSGSVRRNLTLDDPSIDEATMRRAAETVQADQLIERLPDGYDQDVKERGSSLSRGQRQLLAFVRALLYDPDVMVLDEATSSVDTETEALIQRALERVTEGRTTLAIAHRLSTIQDADKILVMHKGEIRERGTHQELLAADGLYRKLYDLQYADQVAPRGDGARTDQRVQT, via the coding sequence TTGGCTGACGACGCGTCCGACGATCACTTCGAACCCGAAGACACGGTCGATGAGGTCAACACCTTCGACGGGCGCCTCATCCGTCGCCTGGGCCAGTACCTGACCCCCTACGCCGGGTACATCGTCCTGGCGCTGGCCATCACGCTCGGGGCGTCTTTCCTCGGCCCGCTGCGCCCATGGCTCGTGCAGAAGGGCATCGACAACTACATCGTGGTGGGGGACCTGGAGGGCCTGCAGTACATCATCCTGTACCTGGTGCTCGCGCTGGTGGGGGAGGGCATTCTCTCCTTCGGCGAAAACTACCTCACGCAGTGGATCGGGCAGCAGGCCATCTACGACCTCCGCACCACCCTCTTCCGGCACGTCGAGGGGCAGTCCCTCGCGTACTTCGACCGGACGCCCGTCGGGCGCGTCATCACCCGCACCACCAGCGACGTGGAGGCCCTCAGCGACGCCCTCTCCTCGGGCCTCGTGTCGGTGCTGGGGGACCTGTTCAAGCTGGTGTTCATCGCCTACTTCATGTTCACCCTCAACTGGATGCTGGCGGTGGTGACGCTCCTGGTGATGCCGCTGATGGTGTGGGTGACGTTCTGGTTTCGGCGCAACGTGCGGGAGCAGTACCGCGAGACGCGCAAGCAGATGGCCCGGATCAACTCCTTCATTCAGGAGCACGTGACGGGGATGCACATCGTCCAGCTCTTTAATCGGGAGGACGAAGAGGAGGACCGGTTTGAGGGCATCAACGACAAGCATCGGGCGGCGCACCTCCACACCATCTTCTACTACGCCATCTTCTGGCCGTCCATCGAGTTTATCTCGAACCTGGCCCTGGCGGCGGTGCTCTGGTTCGGCGGCTTTCGGGCCCTGGGCGGCTCGGCCCTCACGCTCGGCGTCCTCGTGGCGTTCATCCAGTACGCGCGGCAGTTCTTCCGGCCCATCCGCGACCTGTCCAACCAGTACGACACCCTGCAGAAGGCGATGGCGGGGGCCGAGCGGGTCTTCAGTCTGCTCGACACCGACGAGAGCATCGAGGCGCCCAGCGCGCCGGTCGAGCTCGACGCGGTCGAGGGGACCATCGAGTTCAAGAACGTGTGGTTCGCCTACGAGGAGGACGACGCGGGAACCCCCGACTGGGTGCTGGAGGACGTGTCGTTCAGGGTGGAGCCCGGCGAGATGGCGGCGCTGGTGGGGGCGACCGGCGCGGGCAAGTCCACGGTGATGAACCTGTTGCTGCGCTTCTACGAGATCCAGCGCGGCCAAATTCGGGTGGACGGGCACGACATCCGCGACCTGCGGCTCCGCGACCTGCGCGAGCACATCGGCCTCATCCCGCAGGACGTGTTCCTGTTCAGCGGGTCGGTGCGGCGCAACCTGACGCTCGACGACCCGAGCATCGACGAGGCGACGATGCGACGCGCCGCCGAGACGGTGCAGGCCGATCAGCTCATCGAGCGGCTGCCGGACGGGTACGACCAGGACGTGAAGGAGCGGGGCTCGTCGCTCTCGCGCGGCCAGCGGCAGCTCCTTGCGTTCGTGCGGGCGCTCCTGTACGACCCGGACGTGATGGTGCTCGACGAGGCCACCTCCAGCGTCGATACGGAGACGGAGGCCCTCATCCAGCGGGCCCTGGAGCGGGTGACGGAAGGGCGCACCACGCTCGCCATCGCGCACCGCCTCTCCACCATCCAGGACGCGGACAAGATTCTGGTGATGCACAAGGGGGAGATCCGGGAGCGGGGCACGCACCAGGAGCTGCTGGCGGCGGACGGCCTCTACCGAAAGCTGTACGACCTGCAGTACGCCGATCAGGTGGCACCGCGGGGGGACGGGGCGCGGACAGACCAGCGCGTACAGACGTAG
- the rnz gene encoding ribonuclease Z, translating to MKIDVIPLGTASAVPTDERHLSALAVERKGQVLLFDCGEGTQYRLREAGLSWARIEAIFVTHLHGDHCYGLPGLLSTMELQQRADPVTLVLPPGGPAMLRAVPGATPARLSFPVHVVEADAAGTLGTVYETDEIAVEARRLDHREVFAMGFRVAERTRPGRFDPERARALGVPEGPAFGRLQNGCPVTTPDGTTVRPGQVLGPPRPGVVAAYVTDTRPCAGGRALAEEADLLYHDATFADDHAARADETGHSTARQAATVAREAGATRLLLGHLSARYPDPAPQEREARSVFPAAEVAEELRRYELDPREKEPDPVGPADES from the coding sequence ATGAAAATTGACGTCATCCCCCTCGGAACGGCCTCGGCGGTGCCGACGGACGAGCGGCACCTCTCGGCCCTGGCGGTGGAACGGAAGGGGCAGGTGCTGCTCTTCGACTGCGGGGAGGGGACGCAGTACCGCCTGCGGGAGGCCGGGCTCAGCTGGGCACGCATCGAGGCCATCTTCGTGACGCACCTGCATGGGGACCACTGCTACGGGCTGCCGGGCCTGCTCTCGACGATGGAACTGCAGCAGCGGGCCGATCCCGTGACGCTCGTGCTGCCCCCCGGCGGCCCGGCCATGCTGCGCGCCGTGCCCGGCGCCACGCCGGCGCGCCTGTCCTTCCCGGTGCACGTGGTGGAGGCGGACGCCGCGGGGACCCTCGGCACGGTGTACGAGACCGACGAGATTGCCGTTGAGGCCCGGCGCCTGGATCACCGCGAGGTGTTTGCAATGGGCTTCCGGGTGGCGGAGCGGACGCGGCCCGGTCGGTTTGATCCCGAGCGGGCCCGAGCGCTGGGCGTGCCGGAGGGGCCGGCGTTCGGGCGGCTTCAAAACGGGTGCCCGGTGACGACCCCGGACGGCACGACGGTGCGTCCGGGGCAGGTGCTGGGCCCACCGCGCCCCGGCGTCGTGGCGGCCTACGTGACCGACACCCGCCCCTGTGCGGGCGGACGCGCCCTCGCCGAGGAGGCCGACCTGCTCTACCACGACGCCACCTTCGCGGACGACCACGCAGCGCGGGCCGACGAGACGGGGCACTCGACGGCCCGGCAGGCGGCGACGGTCGCCCGCGAGGCGGGGGCCACGCGCCTGCTTCTGGGGCACCTCAGCGCCCGCTATCCGGATCCCGCGCCACAGGAGCGGGAGGCGCGCTCGGTCTTTCCCGCGGCAGAGGTTGCCGAAGAGCTCCGACGCTACGAGCTGGACCCCCGCGAAAAAGAGCCCGATCCGGTGGGCCCGGCGGACGAATCGTAA
- a CDS encoding ABC transporter ATP-binding protein produces the protein MGPLGRLNHFFWQYKYLFVPGLLFTMISAGFQITVPMVVRQAVDSIPRFVRLYTLYGGTPAQAELYAYFFGALVLFALVIIALSGTSGLFMFLMRQTVVVASRHIEYDLRNDLYNHLQRLSSTFYQEYSTGDVITRATDDIEKVRRYIGPAIMYVTRSLVMVLVAASVMFVISPTLTLYALTPLPVLAVAVFFMARMVHHRSDQLQQQYSALTSRVQEALSGIRVLKAYTREAAEAEAFDDESQEYRARNLNLALVESAWRPSFLLLVGVSTVIVVWMGGQLVAEGAITIGNIAEYIIYINMMTWPVASLGFVITMIQRASASVLRLQKILDREPDIDDGPQTNPAIQSLEGRITFRDVWYQYEDEDEPALRGVSFDLPADQTLAIVGRTGSGKSTLVRMIPRLLEPDAGTVAVDGYEIETIPLRTLREHMGYVPQDVFLFSDTVANNIAFGDLDAGRDEIRAAAAEADLVENVENFADGFDTYVGERGITLSGGQKQRTSIARALIRDPRVLVFDDALSAVDTATERNILRSLRARQGSHTLVIVSHRLSAVQEADLILVMEQGKVVQRGTHEALVGEEGLYADLYEKQLLEEEIQAL, from the coding sequence ATGGGCCCACTTGGCCGCCTCAACCACTTCTTCTGGCAATACAAGTACCTGTTCGTGCCGGGGCTTCTCTTCACGATGATCTCGGCCGGCTTTCAGATCACGGTGCCGATGGTGGTGCGACAGGCCGTGGACAGCATTCCCCGGTTCGTGCGGCTGTACACGCTGTACGGCGGCACGCCGGCGCAGGCGGAGCTCTACGCCTACTTCTTCGGCGCGCTGGTGCTGTTCGCGCTCGTGATCATTGCCCTGTCCGGGACGAGCGGCCTCTTCATGTTTCTGATGCGGCAGACCGTCGTGGTTGCCTCCCGCCACATCGAGTACGACCTGCGTAACGACCTCTACAATCACCTGCAGCGGCTCTCCTCCACGTTTTACCAGGAATACTCGACCGGGGACGTGATTACGCGGGCGACCGACGACATCGAGAAGGTGCGGCGCTACATCGGCCCGGCGATCATGTACGTGACCCGCTCCCTCGTGATGGTGCTGGTGGCGGCGTCGGTCATGTTCGTCATCTCGCCCACCCTCACGCTCTACGCGCTCACGCCGCTGCCGGTGCTGGCGGTGGCGGTGTTTTTCATGGCCCGCATGGTGCACCACCGCAGCGACCAGTTGCAGCAGCAATACTCGGCCCTGACCAGTCGCGTGCAGGAGGCGCTGTCGGGCATTCGGGTGCTGAAGGCCTACACGCGAGAGGCCGCGGAGGCGGAGGCCTTCGACGACGAAAGCCAGGAGTACCGGGCGCGCAACCTGAACCTCGCGCTGGTGGAGTCGGCGTGGCGGCCCTCCTTTCTGCTGCTCGTGGGCGTGTCGACGGTGATCGTGGTGTGGATGGGCGGGCAGCTCGTGGCGGAGGGGGCCATCACCATCGGGAATATCGCCGAGTACATCATCTATATCAACATGATGACGTGGCCGGTCGCCTCGCTCGGCTTCGTGATTACGATGATTCAGCGGGCCTCCGCGTCGGTCCTGCGGCTGCAGAAGATTCTGGACCGGGAGCCGGACATCGACGACGGGCCGCAGACCAACCCGGCGATCCAGAGCCTGGAGGGGCGCATCACGTTCCGTGACGTGTGGTACCAGTACGAGGACGAAGACGAGCCGGCCCTGCGCGGGGTAAGCTTCGACCTTCCGGCCGACCAGACCCTCGCCATCGTCGGGCGCACCGGGTCCGGCAAAAGCACCCTCGTCCGCATGATTCCGCGCCTTCTGGAGCCGGACGCCGGCACCGTTGCCGTCGACGGGTACGAGATTGAGACCATCCCGCTGCGGACGCTGCGCGAGCACATGGGGTACGTGCCGCAGGACGTGTTTCTGTTTAGCGACACGGTCGCCAACAACATTGCGTTTGGGGACCTCGATGCCGGGCGCGACGAGATCCGGGCGGCGGCCGCGGAGGCGGATCTCGTGGAGAACGTGGAGAACTTCGCGGACGGGTTCGATACGTACGTGGGCGAACGGGGCATCACGCTGTCGGGGGGGCAGAAGCAGCGGACCTCGATCGCCCGGGCGCTGATCCGCGACCCCCGCGTGCTCGTGTTCGACGACGCGCTCTCGGCCGTCGACACCGCCACGGAGCGCAACATCCTGCGGTCATTGCGGGCGCGCCAGGGCAGCCACACGCTCGTCATCGTGAGCCACCGCCTTAGTGCCGTGCAGGAGGCCGACCTCATTCTCGTGATGGAGCAGGGGAAGGTGGTGCAGCGCGGAACCCACGAGGCGCTCGTGGGCGAGGAGGGCCTCTACGCGGATCTGTACGAGAAGCAGCTTCTCGAGGAAGAAATCCAGGCACTGTAG
- a CDS encoding Crp/Fnr family transcriptional regulator: protein MSIFRPLFRAVTRLYRRVFRRRLDSRTREIAERLRNVPAFAHLSSSALYAMADVTHRRMYRRGESLYYEGDPGLGLYVVESGRVRLVTDRVPEAPHELRTIDTGGMIGGLSLLGDFRRLETAETAAETQVLGFFRPDLKNVMRRNPKAGMEITMALARHLAAQHVELIRRYEEQADARAALRAYTEAAETIGDEVPAEM from the coding sequence ATGTCCATCTTTCGTCCGCTTTTTCGGGCCGTCACGCGACTGTACCGCCGGGTCTTCCGGCGCCGGCTGGACTCCCGCACCCGCGAGATTGCGGAGCGCCTCCGGAACGTGCCGGCCTTTGCCCACCTCTCGTCGAGCGCCCTGTACGCCATGGCCGACGTGACGCACCGGCGCATGTACCGCCGCGGGGAGTCGCTGTACTACGAGGGCGACCCCGGGCTCGGGCTGTACGTCGTGGAGTCGGGGCGGGTGCGCCTCGTGACGGACCGGGTGCCGGAGGCACCCCACGAACTCCGAACGATCGACACGGGCGGCATGATTGGGGGGCTGTCTCTGCTCGGCGACTTCCGACGGCTCGAAACGGCCGAAACCGCCGCGGAGACGCAGGTGCTGGGGTTCTTCCGGCCCGACCTCAAGAACGTCATGCGCCGCAATCCGAAGGCCGGAATGGAGATCACGATGGCACTGGCCCGGCACCTGGCGGCCCAACATGTGGAGCTCATCCGACGGTACGAGGAGCAGGCAGACGCCCGGGCGGCGCTCCGGGCCTACACCGAGGCGGCCGAGACGATCGGGGACGAGGTGCCGGCGGAGATGTAG